In one Nostoc sp. KVJ3 genomic region, the following are encoded:
- the miaB gene encoding tRNA (N6-isopentenyl adenosine(37)-C2)-methylthiotransferase MiaB: MTTSKRHYHITTFGCQMNKADSERMAGVLEDMGFEWSEDPNNADLILYNTCTIRDNAEQKVYSYLGRQAKRKHEQPDLTLIVAGCVAQQEGEALLRRVPELDLVMGPQHANRLKDLLESVFEGNQVVATESVHIIEDITQPRRDSKVTAWVNVIYGCNERCTYCVVPNVRGIEQSRTPSAIRVEMEELGRQGYKEITLLGQNIDAYGRDLPGTTPEGRNLHNFTDLLYYVHDVPGIERLRFATSHPRYFTERLIKACAELPKVCKHFHIPFQSGDNELLKAMSRGYTHEKYRRIIDTIRRYMPDASISADAIVGFPGETEAQFENTLKLVEDIGFDMLNTAAYSPRPGTPAALWDNQLSEEIKSDRLQRLNHLGNLKVAERSQRYFGRIEEVLVEDQNPKDQTQVMGRTDGNRLTFFSGDIKELKGQLVKVKITEVRPFSLTGEPVEVRQAMPV, translated from the coding sequence ATGACCACTTCTAAACGCCACTATCACATCACTACCTTCGGTTGTCAGATGAATAAAGCTGACTCAGAGCGCATGGCTGGCGTTTTGGAAGATATGGGCTTTGAATGGTCTGAAGACCCAAATAATGCAGATTTGATTCTCTACAATACCTGCACAATTCGAGATAATGCCGAGCAAAAGGTATATTCCTATCTTGGCAGACAGGCAAAGCGCAAACACGAGCAGCCTGATTTAACCCTGATTGTTGCTGGTTGTGTAGCCCAACAAGAAGGCGAAGCGCTATTGCGACGAGTCCCAGAATTAGATTTGGTAATGGGGCCACAACATGCCAACCGCCTTAAAGATTTGCTGGAGTCGGTGTTTGAAGGTAATCAAGTTGTTGCAACCGAGTCGGTTCACATTATTGAAGATATCACCCAGCCACGACGCGATAGTAAAGTCACAGCTTGGGTAAATGTAATTTACGGCTGTAACGAACGCTGCACCTATTGCGTGGTTCCTAATGTACGCGGGATAGAACAATCTCGCACGCCGTCAGCTATCCGCGTTGAAATGGAAGAATTAGGACGGCAAGGTTACAAAGAAATTACTCTACTTGGTCAAAATATTGATGCTTACGGTAGAGATTTACCAGGAACAACACCAGAGGGTCGAAATCTGCACAACTTCACAGATTTACTTTATTACGTCCATGATGTACCGGGGATTGAAAGATTGAGATTTGCTACTAGCCATCCTCGTTATTTTACAGAGAGATTAATTAAGGCTTGTGCTGAGTTACCCAAAGTCTGCAAACACTTCCACATTCCCTTTCAATCTGGCGATAATGAACTTTTAAAGGCGATGTCGCGGGGTTATACCCATGAAAAATATCGCCGGATTATCGATACCATTCGGCGGTATATGCCAGATGCTTCTATTAGTGCTGATGCGATTGTCGGTTTTCCTGGGGAGACAGAAGCACAGTTTGAAAATACCCTGAAACTGGTGGAAGATATTGGCTTTGATATGTTGAACACAGCAGCATATTCGCCGCGTCCAGGGACACCTGCTGCTTTGTGGGACAATCAACTGAGTGAAGAAATAAAAAGCGATCGCCTCCAACGGCTCAATCATCTGGGAAACTTAAAAGTAGCCGAGCGATCACAACGTTACTTCGGACGGATCGAAGAAGTTTTAGTAGAAGACCAAAATCCTAAAGATCAAACCCAGGTGATGGGACGCACTGATGGTAATCGTCTGACATTCTTCAGTGGCGACATAAAAGAATTGAAAGGGCAGTTAGTGAAGGTAAAAATTACCGAAGTTCGTCCTTTTAGCTTGACTGGTGAACCAGTTGAAGTGAGACAAGCTATGCCAGTATAA
- a CDS encoding TIGR03643 family protein: protein MKLPNLDSQTIDRIIEMAWEDRTSFDAIEAQFGLLEKQVIALMRREMKESSFQMWRERVTKRNTKHLSKREFIAGRFKSHNQKM from the coding sequence ATGAAGCTACCTAACCTCGATTCACAAACCATCGATCGCATCATTGAAATGGCATGGGAAGATAGAACATCTTTTGATGCTATTGAAGCTCAGTTTGGGCTGCTGGAAAAACAGGTAATTGCCTTAATGAGGCGCGAAATGAAAGAATCTAGTTTCCAAATGTGGCGAGAGCGAGTTACTAAACGCAATACCAAGCATTTGTCTAAGCGAGAATTTATTGCAGGTCGGTTTAAATCGCACAATCAAAAAATGTAA
- a CDS encoding dihydrofolate reductase family protein, protein MTKVTLYIAASFDGYIARSDGGIEWLSILDVEGEDYGYTTFYESIDAIVLGSNTYEVGLGFDEWPYPGKKSFVFTKRPLQSDREDVVFVSDPVKNALANIEAQGLENIWLVGGGALINSFLQHNLIDEYIISTIPIILGGGIQLFPPPTPEEKLELINSKQYSSGLLQAHYRRKGKA, encoded by the coding sequence ATGACGAAAGTTACACTCTACATTGCAGCTAGTTTCGATGGCTATATTGCTCGCAGCGATGGCGGAATTGAATGGTTATCAATCCTTGATGTAGAAGGAGAAGACTACGGTTACACTACTTTTTACGAATCTATTGATGCTATTGTTTTGGGCAGCAATACTTACGAAGTCGGGCTTGGTTTTGATGAATGGCCTTATCCGGGGAAGAAATCATTTGTTTTCACCAAACGTCCCCTCCAATCCGATCGGGAAGATGTTGTATTTGTTTCCGATCCAGTAAAGAACGCCTTAGCAAATATAGAGGCTCAAGGTTTGGAAAATATCTGGCTAGTTGGTGGCGGAGCATTAATCAATTCGTTTCTTCAGCACAATTTGATTGACGAATATATTATTTCAACTATTCCAATTATCTTAGGTGGTGGTATACAGCTTTTCCCACCGCCTACCCCTGAAGAAAAATTGGAGCTGATTAACTCAAAACAATATTCTAGTGGTTTACTTCAAGCACATTATCGGCGAAAAGGTAAGGCTTAA
- a CDS encoding ABC transporter ATP-binding protein produces MRGTIPVVASEENASQQLSTLRRFLQYLLLYRKEIPIALTLVFIGAVTQAIGPFFLGWSIDNLIEQGNLQGLLLLLGLLALNYGLGVLAIRGQIVRVGWIMQRLLGQLRQDIFTKIQSLPLSFFDRSEAGDLMSRLLNDVNTVNQAFGLTIAQMLGNVFSLIGIIIAMLSINLKLGLLSNLVVPLMIFTTSLFARWARARFRVTRQTIGELSAKLEEDIVSVREAQAFNRVQMNIAEFDVLNAANRDANVEAVAITSAFLPSIDFLNTLATAGVLAYGGYLAVTGEATVGVVTSFLLYVQQFFRPIQILSQFYTQAQSAFAGLERIFLLLDEPSELKDAPDAAEMPPIQGEVIFENVKFGYNPDQLVLKGVNLHAYPGQMVALVGATGSGKSTIINLILRFYDVSSGAVKIDDIDVRSVTQASLRRQIGIVLQDNILFTGTVAENIAFGVPYATQADIEGAAQLANVHEFITSLPHGYTTQLGERGAPLSQGQRQLISIARAVLINPRILILDEATSSIDTRTEALVQTAIARLLQGRTSFVIAHRLSTVTQANQVLVIEQGQIVEQGTHAELIDQQGVYANLYALQLGAVD; encoded by the coding sequence ATGAGAGGCACTATTCCCGTTGTTGCATCTGAGGAAAACGCAAGTCAGCAACTCTCCACCCTACGGCGCTTTTTGCAATACCTGCTACTTTATCGCAAAGAAATTCCCATCGCCCTGACATTAGTATTTATTGGTGCTGTAACTCAGGCAATAGGGCCGTTTTTTCTCGGCTGGTCGATTGATAACCTAATTGAACAAGGGAATTTGCAGGGACTCTTACTGTTATTAGGGCTACTAGCGCTGAACTACGGACTTGGCGTTTTGGCAATCCGGGGTCAAATTGTGCGAGTCGGCTGGATTATGCAGCGATTGCTGGGCCAACTCCGGCAAGATATTTTCACTAAAATTCAAAGTCTGCCCCTGAGCTTTTTCGATCGCAGCGAAGCGGGCGATTTAATGAGCCGCTTGCTGAATGATGTCAATACTGTAAATCAGGCCTTTGGACTGACGATCGCCCAAATGCTAGGCAACGTTTTCAGTTTGATCGGTATAATCATTGCCATGCTCTCAATCAATCTGAAACTTGGTTTGTTGAGCAACCTGGTTGTGCCACTGATGATTTTTACCACAAGTTTGTTTGCTCGTTGGGCAAGAGCCAGGTTTCGCGTTACCCGACAGACCATTGGGGAGCTTTCCGCCAAGTTAGAAGAAGATATTGTCAGCGTGCGAGAAGCACAGGCATTTAATCGGGTACAGATGAATATCGCAGAATTTGATGTCCTCAATGCTGCCAATCGTGATGCTAACGTCGAGGCTGTAGCAATAACTTCCGCCTTTTTACCTTCCATCGATTTTCTCAACACACTAGCAACCGCAGGTGTGCTGGCCTATGGTGGATATCTTGCGGTGACAGGAGAGGCAACAGTTGGTGTGGTGACATCCTTTTTACTTTACGTCCAGCAGTTCTTCCGCCCTATCCAGATTCTCAGCCAGTTTTACACCCAAGCTCAATCTGCCTTCGCCGGATTAGAGCGAATCTTTTTATTACTAGATGAACCGTCAGAACTCAAAGACGCACCCGATGCAGCAGAAATGCCGCCGATCCAGGGTGAAGTCATTTTTGAGAATGTCAAGTTTGGCTACAACCCAGATCAATTGGTTCTCAAAGGAGTGAATTTGCACGCCTATCCAGGGCAGATGGTTGCATTAGTAGGGGCAACCGGTTCAGGAAAAAGTACGATTATTAACTTGATTTTGCGCTTCTACGATGTATCTAGCGGTGCAGTGAAAATTGATGATATTGATGTGCGTAGTGTTACTCAAGCAAGTCTGCGCCGTCAAATTGGTATCGTTCTGCAAGACAATATTCTGTTCACCGGCACCGTCGCCGAAAACATTGCCTTTGGCGTTCCCTATGCTACCCAAGCAGACATCGAAGGGGCGGCACAACTGGCAAATGTCCATGAATTCATTACCTCACTACCACACGGCTATACAACTCAATTGGGTGAACGGGGAGCGCCCCTGAGCCAGGGACAGCGACAATTGATCAGTATTGCCCGTGCGGTGTTGATTAACCCCCGAATTTTGATTCTCGATGAGGCAACCAGCAGCATTGACACGCGTACAGAAGCGCTAGTACAAACTGCGATCGCACGTTTGCTGCAAGGTCGTACCAGTTTCGTAATTGCCCACCGTCTTAGTACAGTTACTCAGGCAAATCAGGTATTGGTAATTGAGCAGGGACAAATTGTCGAGCAAGGTACTCATGCCGAACTCATCGATCAACAGGGTGTCTATGCCAATCTTTATGCCCTGCAACTGGGTGCAGTAGACTAA
- the trxA gene encoding thioredoxin yields MSTDTHIVAYVQESDFDSVLTESEEKVVVVDFTATWCGPCRLISPLMEQLAEEYKGRAKVVKVDVDSNKPIFKKFGLRSIPAVLIFKEGVLIETIVGVSPYEQFSEAVQKLVADA; encoded by the coding sequence ATGTCTACAGATACTCACATAGTTGCTTACGTTCAAGAAAGTGATTTTGATAGTGTTTTAACAGAAAGTGAAGAAAAAGTCGTTGTTGTTGATTTTACTGCTACTTGGTGTGGCCCCTGTCGCTTGATCAGTCCATTAATGGAACAACTTGCCGAAGAATATAAAGGTCGCGCTAAAGTTGTTAAGGTAGACGTTGACAGCAATAAGCCAATTTTCAAAAAATTTGGACTTCGCAGTATTCCAGCAGTTTTAATTTTCAAAGAGGGTGTTTTAATAGAAACTATTGTCGGGGTTTCTCCTTACGAGCAGTTTAGCGAGGCTGTTCAAAAACTTGTAGCCGATGCCTAA
- a CDS encoding lamin tail domain-containing protein, protein MSLLLKHLLAVNNTDKNRYKKLLSSFALSLCALSFWTQVAQAEGSRTIYPSSPPANSYRANIEWRNDTYGGLVLRRTLLKVYANKDEYILLGSSAVKVNNGDINVYNPGTVTGSIGSEFIPSTPNFQCSLQATPGFISSRQEELSGPRAISGGGNPNGYIPCYYKAPSSGVYSIVFYGPDGGNAANNAAPTGEIDLSSGSNFNSSQGTNVAAWDVTVRSSDQTSTTDLNGRLFTYYIAFYTGNNGRYLNFPVYPVTTDGFQYKVELRGTDPNGFVLYGNQTGFFDSDGKTPLYHDILGADSQLTSPQGGVSLARPQYATFFNSIDANVLPYIERYQRDGTLDGTGIPLSPIIPAVSNLQFNGTVTGNNSSYRTGGTFNFGSNVTGIYELIISQDGSNFDPTNSQNRLLRGTMTATGQQAVSWDGKDNSGNFFPVGSNYRVRVTTYGGEYHFPLLDAENNFTGGPTITMLNATNPIGDTRGFYDDRGYKTIGGTQIGTSGQVLCGANPPNPAFSDPINGFDTASNDRKFGQGTLGSNNGGNAGTSCNGSFGDAKGLDLWTYYPGQTQPTPFNIIDTASPNVGKVIINEVLYSETGTATNTNDEFIELYNPSSSSVDLSGFKLADGHLTANDTDNTNGFTYIFPNGTTLQSGKYAVIWIGDNNANHQATGAAFQAWLGQTPKLNNSGDDIWLYDNNDKIIDYMAYGSGGEINTPPASILNLWDNTYQSSLAGANPGQSISLTPNGNDTNVSACWEATTSNNASTRCTNYLPTRDTDTTGSRVTSVGESNNGATVVNAKLLLVKRITRINNQDLTDIVDGRSDVAITAANYTPEPFASDDNDPKWPTGYLRGLINAGTVKPGDELEYTIYFLSKGPNDATNVKFCDLVPNNTTFIPTAFNGNSPGDGGLPGADQGIGLAVSSSSPTFYLTNVEDSDRGRFYSANESTPSYCGTNTNGAVVVNITRSPDLPNLVKDFYGFVRFRAKVK, encoded by the coding sequence ATGAGTTTACTGTTAAAACATCTTTTAGCGGTCAATAACACCGACAAAAACCGTTATAAAAAACTACTAAGTAGCTTTGCTCTATCACTCTGCGCCCTGAGTTTCTGGACACAAGTTGCTCAAGCTGAAGGTAGTCGCACGATCTATCCTAGTAGCCCTCCTGCCAATAGTTACAGAGCTAACATTGAATGGCGTAATGATACTTACGGCGGTCTTGTGCTACGACGAACCTTACTTAAGGTCTATGCCAATAAAGATGAGTATATTCTTCTGGGTTCCAGTGCAGTTAAGGTAAACAACGGCGATATTAATGTTTACAATCCCGGTACTGTTACTGGAAGTATTGGCAGTGAATTTATACCCAGTACACCAAATTTTCAGTGTTCCTTGCAAGCGACACCAGGATTTATCTCAAGTCGCCAAGAGGAGTTAAGTGGCCCTCGTGCTATTTCTGGTGGAGGTAATCCCAACGGATATATTCCCTGCTATTACAAAGCTCCATCTAGTGGAGTTTATAGCATTGTTTTCTACGGGCCTGATGGAGGTAATGCCGCAAATAATGCTGCTCCAACTGGTGAGATTGACTTGAGCAGTGGGAGCAACTTTAATAGTTCACAAGGAACTAATGTTGCAGCTTGGGATGTTACGGTACGGAGCAGCGATCAAACTTCAACAACTGACTTGAATGGGCGGTTATTCACCTACTATATTGCCTTCTATACTGGTAATAACGGTCGATATCTTAACTTCCCAGTCTATCCTGTAACTACAGATGGCTTCCAATATAAAGTAGAACTCAGGGGCACAGATCCCAATGGATTTGTTCTCTATGGTAATCAAACTGGCTTTTTTGACAGTGACGGTAAAACTCCTCTCTACCACGACATACTGGGGGCGGATAGTCAGCTGACAAGTCCCCAAGGTGGTGTTAGCTTGGCTCGTCCCCAATACGCTACCTTTTTTAACTCCATCGATGCCAATGTACTTCCATACATTGAACGTTATCAACGAGACGGCACTTTAGACGGAACTGGCATTCCCCTTAGCCCAATTATTCCTGCTGTGAGTAATTTACAATTCAACGGTACAGTTACAGGAAATAACAGTTCTTACCGCACTGGCGGTACTTTCAACTTTGGCAGCAACGTTACAGGTATTTACGAACTCATTATCAGCCAAGATGGTAGCAATTTTGATCCTACCAACTCGCAAAACCGTCTTTTGCGAGGGACTATGACTGCAACGGGACAGCAAGCAGTTAGTTGGGATGGTAAAGATAATAGTGGCAATTTTTTCCCTGTTGGCAGTAATTACAGAGTTCGTGTCACAACTTATGGAGGTGAATATCACTTTCCTTTGCTGGATGCAGAAAATAATTTTACTGGTGGCCCTACCATTACAATGCTGAATGCTACTAATCCCATAGGCGACACCAGAGGATTCTACGACGATCGCGGTTATAAAACCATCGGTGGTACTCAAATTGGTACGTCAGGTCAAGTACTATGTGGTGCTAATCCACCAAACCCAGCCTTCAGCGACCCGATTAACGGTTTTGACACCGCCAGCAATGACCGGAAATTTGGTCAAGGTACTCTCGGTAGTAATAACGGTGGGAACGCTGGGACATCATGCAACGGCTCTTTTGGAGATGCCAAAGGGCTGGATTTATGGACTTATTATCCTGGTCAAACTCAACCAACTCCATTTAATATCATTGATACAGCTTCACCGAATGTTGGCAAAGTCATAATCAACGAAGTTTTGTACAGTGAAACGGGTACTGCTACGAATACTAATGATGAGTTTATTGAACTTTATAATCCTTCTTCATCGTCTGTAGATTTGAGTGGTTTTAAGTTAGCAGATGGACATTTGACTGCTAATGATACTGATAATACTAATGGTTTTACTTATATTTTCCCTAACGGCACAACTTTACAATCAGGGAAATATGCTGTGATTTGGATTGGGGATAACAACGCCAATCATCAAGCAACAGGAGCAGCTTTTCAAGCTTGGTTGGGACAGACTCCTAAACTCAACAACTCCGGTGATGATATCTGGTTGTACGATAATAATGATAAAATTATTGACTATATGGCTTATGGTAGTGGTGGTGAGATTAATACACCTCCTGCAAGTATTCTCAATCTTTGGGATAACACATATCAGTCTTCTCTAGCTGGGGCTAATCCTGGCCAATCTATCAGCTTAACTCCCAATGGCAATGATACTAATGTCAGTGCTTGCTGGGAAGCAACTACTAGTAACAACGCTAGTACAAGGTGTACAAATTACTTACCAACAAGAGATACTGATACTACAGGTAGTCGTGTTACCAGCGTCGGGGAAAGTAATAATGGTGCTACTGTTGTAAATGCAAAGCTTTTGTTAGTTAAACGCATCACCCGCATCAATAACCAAGATTTAACCGACATTGTAGATGGTCGCAGCGATGTGGCCATTACTGCTGCTAACTACACACCAGAACCATTCGCTTCTGATGATAACGATCCAAAATGGCCTACTGGCTATCTGCGGGGATTGATTAATGCTGGCACTGTCAAACCGGGTGATGAGTTGGAATATACTATCTACTTCCTCTCCAAGGGCCCGAATGATGCTACTAATGTCAAATTCTGCGATTTAGTTCCTAATAATACTACTTTTATTCCCACTGCATTTAATGGTAATAGTCCTGGTGATGGCGGCTTACCAGGAGCAGATCAAGGTATAGGTCTTGCAGTTAGTTCTAGCAGCCCGACATTTTACCTTACCAATGTAGAGGATAGCGATCGCGGACGCTTTTATTCTGCTAATGAGTCAACCCCATCATACTGCGGTACTAACACAAATGGGGCGGTAGTGGTTAATATTACGCGGAGTCCAGATTTACCCAATCTCGTTAAAGATTTTTACGGCTTTGTCCGCTTCCGCGCTAAGGTTAAGTAG
- a CDS encoding PhoD-like phosphatase has translation MKYQVGDEFLQELPLILAGPILKHTEPDSVTVWVALKQSCQVELKVYETTNNGEVVENCLLEGERSTVALGKYLHVVAVTAQSIVESDLSSDRIYAYDLQFTIADQNRQTLQQALCSNSFPTASISYFQHQKPTFVLPPNCLQDLQIVHASCRKPHGHGFDALPILDCLIAASANQPQNRPHQLFLTGDQIYGDDVANPSLWVASTLGDALLGWEEQLPVNGVYCTPQQLPPGERAKVATNQAGLTAGLHNKSEKVDSHLFSLGEYYATYLLAWSPVCWPAAFPKGYQVTRDRHAIKNWNQAVRHLRQFIYTLWKVRRALANIPMYTIFDDHDVSDDWNLNQAWCLRVLGRPLGRRIVQNALLAYTVFQGWGNTPEQFTEGQSGEKLLVAAQAWSTSQGTDVKADEAIARYVGMPTYDPYTDLPILIRDGAVFILDRHPEALTWNYIVRSSCHEVIVLDTRTWRGYPADQKPIAPPMLLCPKAFEQQLFLPLQQIAEQTQIQTTFVIAPTNVFGMQVIDWIHHWNLKQEKVFSTDVGDAWNINMEALAKFLTTLFEQRQQILILSGDIHYSSVAHLYYARTHSKLQSVLVQLTASALKNEEILTRLIHTRLKDWLLPEKVRHWIGWSNPPNMVEISEKELHHNRQLLTNSDWYCVLEWIARNNVQISGCTADILSLIAPWKRAENAKWKWIQPLMFWEFPWFQEGREVVGLNNLGLVHFELADKSSSNKVIQDLYWFSSWYPTQVVYSRFESQLTPN, from the coding sequence ATGAAGTATCAAGTTGGGGACGAGTTTTTACAAGAACTGCCACTAATTTTAGCAGGGCCAATCCTAAAACATACTGAACCCGACTCAGTGACGGTATGGGTAGCACTAAAACAATCTTGTCAGGTAGAACTTAAGGTTTATGAGACAACCAATAATGGTGAAGTAGTAGAAAATTGTTTATTGGAGGGGGAACGCTCTACCGTTGCTTTGGGTAAGTATCTTCATGTAGTTGCTGTCACGGCTCAGTCTATCGTTGAATCTGACCTAAGTAGCGATCGCATCTATGCATACGATCTCCAGTTTACTATTGCTGACCAAAATCGGCAAACACTGCAACAAGCATTATGCTCAAACTCCTTTCCTACCGCCAGCATCAGCTACTTTCAACATCAAAAACCAACCTTTGTTTTGCCGCCAAACTGTCTCCAAGATTTGCAAATTGTTCATGCTTCTTGTCGTAAACCTCATGGTCATGGCTTTGATGCATTGCCGATTCTAGACTGTCTCATTGCAGCATCAGCAAATCAACCCCAAAACCGTCCTCACCAGTTATTCCTCACGGGAGATCAAATTTACGGCGATGATGTAGCAAATCCGTCGTTATGGGTTGCCAGTACTCTTGGTGATGCATTATTAGGTTGGGAAGAACAGCTTCCTGTGAATGGAGTTTACTGCACACCGCAACAGCTACCACCTGGTGAACGGGCTAAAGTGGCGACAAATCAAGCAGGTTTGACCGCAGGATTACATAATAAATCTGAGAAAGTTGACAGTCATCTTTTCAGTCTCGGCGAGTATTACGCTACTTATTTACTAGCTTGGTCGCCAGTGTGCTGGCCGGCCGCATTTCCTAAAGGATACCAAGTAACGCGCGATCGCCATGCGATTAAAAACTGGAACCAAGCAGTCCGGCATTTGCGCCAATTCATCTATACCCTTTGGAAAGTGCGCCGCGCCCTTGCCAATATCCCCATGTACACCATCTTTGATGACCATGATGTTAGCGATGATTGGAACCTAAACCAAGCTTGGTGTTTGCGAGTGCTGGGTCGTCCCTTGGGGCGAAGAATAGTCCAAAATGCCTTGTTAGCTTACACAGTGTTTCAAGGATGGGGAAATACGCCTGAGCAATTTACAGAAGGTCAATCTGGTGAAAAGCTGCTGGTGGCTGCACAAGCTTGGTCAACTTCTCAAGGGACAGATGTAAAGGCTGATGAAGCGATCGCTCGTTATGTCGGTATGCCAACCTACGATCCTTACACAGACTTACCTATTTTAATCCGAGATGGTGCAGTATTCATTCTGGATCGACATCCTGAAGCACTCACTTGGAACTATATAGTCAGAAGTAGTTGCCATGAAGTAATTGTACTCGACACACGCACCTGGCGGGGTTATCCAGCCGATCAAAAACCAATTGCGCCACCGATGCTGCTGTGTCCAAAAGCTTTTGAGCAACAACTATTTTTACCTTTACAACAAATAGCTGAACAAACCCAAATTCAAACTACATTTGTGATTGCGCCCACAAATGTATTTGGAATGCAAGTCATTGATTGGATTCACCATTGGAACTTAAAACAGGAGAAAGTTTTTTCAACCGATGTTGGAGATGCCTGGAACATTAATATGGAAGCACTGGCGAAATTTCTAACTACTTTGTTTGAGCAACGTCAACAAATCCTTATTCTCTCTGGAGATATTCACTACAGTTCTGTTGCTCACTTATATTATGCACGCACTCATTCCAAATTACAATCTGTCTTGGTGCAGTTAACCGCTAGTGCATTGAAGAATGAGGAGATTTTGACGCGGCTCATTCATACACGATTGAAAGATTGGCTATTACCAGAAAAGGTGCGACATTGGATCGGGTGGAGCAACCCACCCAATATGGTAGAAATTTCCGAGAAAGAATTACACCATAATCGTCAGTTGCTGACTAACTCTGACTGGTATTGTGTGCTGGAGTGGATAGCTCGAAATAATGTTCAAATTTCTGGCTGCACAGCAGATATATTATCGTTGATAGCTCCCTGGAAACGAGCCGAAAATGCTAAATGGAAATGGATACAACCCCTGATGTTTTGGGAATTTCCTTGGTTTCAAGAAGGGCGAGAAGTAGTTGGATTAAATAATTTAGGTCTGGTTCATTTTGAGTTAGCAGATAAGAGTAGTTCTAACAAAGTTATTCAAGATTTGTACTGGTTTTCTTCTTGGTATCCAACCCAAGTTGTTTACAGTCGTTTTGAGAGCCAGTTAACACCCAATTAG
- a CDS encoding L-histidine N(alpha)-methyltransferase — translation MSSDISTPISRTAKPSSEFYSIFSQEEVLGIIHALEVRREIPLKYSYKGRGAKIWDEFYLKYIVPKWYRRSNVEIELLKTNFQYLNGNIQSGKKVNIVDVGAGNSYPVKDFIQRLNKLNKVNKYIALDISEELLCVSRNNLKKWFPLVKFISSTIDIENSCIPRNLFQNQASLEIDDTAKIFLHLGVTIGNHQNRDEVFKNFRDSMEKNDLLVFTNEIGCNSKWDGNIRGGCKYHVEEVYGWVKNKIGIKSEDCELVRKYDLKTDSIVANMRFHHDYTINFSHMEINKKIEFSQGEEITIWRHHKYEIPKLLQELERSGLQLIHYSTDKYKSHIMAICKIADN, via the coding sequence ATGTCATCGGATATCTCAACTCCTATCAGTCGCACAGCAAAGCCAAGTTCTGAGTTCTACTCTATTTTTTCTCAAGAAGAAGTTTTAGGGATAATTCATGCATTAGAAGTTAGACGAGAAATACCTCTAAAATATTCCTATAAAGGTAGAGGTGCAAAAATATGGGATGAATTTTATCTAAAATATATTGTTCCTAAATGGTATCGAAGGTCTAATGTAGAAATTGAACTTTTAAAAACTAACTTTCAATACCTTAATGGCAATATTCAAAGTGGCAAAAAAGTCAATATCGTAGATGTGGGCGCAGGAAATTCATATCCTGTAAAAGATTTTATTCAAAGACTTAACAAATTAAATAAGGTTAATAAATATATTGCCTTAGATATTAGCGAAGAATTGCTTTGTGTATCCAGAAATAATTTAAAAAAATGGTTCCCTCTAGTCAAGTTTATCAGTTCTACAATTGATATAGAAAATAGTTGTATACCCCGAAATCTATTTCAAAATCAAGCTAGTCTTGAAATTGACGACACAGCAAAAATATTTTTACATTTAGGGGTTACTATTGGGAACCATCAAAATAGAGACGAGGTATTCAAAAACTTTCGTGATAGCATGGAAAAAAATGATTTGCTAGTGTTCACTAATGAAATTGGCTGTAACTCTAAATGGGATGGAAATATCAGAGGTGGCTGCAAGTATCATGTAGAAGAAGTATATGGATGGGTAAAAAATAAAATTGGGATTAAATCAGAAGATTGTGAATTGGTGAGAAAATATGATTTAAAAACCGATAGTATAGTTGCTAATATGAGATTTCATCATGATTACACTATAAATTTCAGTCACATGGAGATAAATAAAAAGATTGAATTTTCTCAAGGTGAGGAAATTACTATTTGGCGACATCATAAATATGAAATACCTAAACTTTTACAAGAACTAGAACGTTCGGGATTACAACTTATTCACTATAGTACTGACAAATACAAATCACATATTATGGCAATTTGTAAAATTGCCGATAACTAA